A window of the Aeromicrobium phoceense genome harbors these coding sequences:
- a CDS encoding LCP family protein: MTDTEAPVAAAPKPRWRRVLRSLVIVTTIVVTVAVLAAVGTGVWVQSRLGGQVEHLPSAMPQGKRPAESAGDSMNILLMGSDKRVDGSVAGQRSDTMMVVHVPSDRSGLGVVGIPRDSWVQVPGRGPAKINAAFAWGGPALAVETVENLTDVRVDHVAVIDWEGFKALTDAMGGVEITVPATVTDGYSGRTWQAGTQRMDGATALDYVRQRAGLAGGDFDRIKRQQNFLRALMAQVLSTRTFANPFRMYDALDAVTANLTVDAGWSTGDLRDFAWSLRSIRSEDVAFTTVPVKGTGMEGDQSVVYLDRQAGEEMWKAVREDAVAEWVAETGTGLPADVN, translated from the coding sequence GTGACCGACACCGAAGCCCCCGTCGCCGCGGCGCCCAAGCCGCGGTGGCGGCGCGTGCTGCGGAGCCTGGTGATCGTCACGACGATCGTCGTCACGGTCGCGGTGCTCGCGGCCGTGGGCACCGGCGTGTGGGTCCAGAGCCGGCTGGGCGGCCAGGTCGAGCACCTGCCGTCGGCGATGCCGCAGGGGAAGCGCCCCGCGGAGTCCGCCGGGGACTCGATGAACATCCTGCTGATGGGCAGCGACAAGCGCGTCGACGGCTCCGTCGCCGGCCAGCGCAGCGACACGATGATGGTGGTGCACGTCCCCTCCGACCGCAGCGGGCTCGGTGTCGTCGGCATCCCGCGCGACTCCTGGGTCCAGGTGCCCGGCCGCGGGCCGGCCAAGATCAACGCCGCGTTCGCCTGGGGCGGCCCGGCGCTCGCCGTCGAGACGGTCGAGAACCTCACCGACGTCCGCGTCGACCACGTGGCGGTCATCGACTGGGAGGGCTTCAAGGCCCTCACCGACGCGATGGGCGGTGTCGAGATCACGGTGCCGGCCACCGTCACCGACGGGTACTCCGGCCGCACGTGGCAGGCCGGCACGCAGCGCATGGACGGCGCGACCGCGCTGGACTACGTGCGTCAGCGGGCCGGGCTCGCCGGCGGTGACTTCGACCGCATCAAGCGCCAGCAGAACTTCCTGCGCGCGCTGATGGCCCAGGTGCTCTCCACGCGGACTTTCGCCAATCCCTTCCGCATGTACGACGCCCTCGACGCGGTCACCGCGAACCTGACGGTGGACGCGGGCTGGAGCACCGGGGACCTGCGCGACTTCGCCTGGTCGCTGCGGTCGATCCGCTCCGAGGACGTGGCGTTCACGACCGTGCCGGTTAAGGGCACGGGTATGGAGGGCGACCAGAGCGTCGTCTACCTCGACCGCCAGGCCGGCGAGGAGATGTGGAAGGCCGTCCGCGAGGACGCGGTGGCCGAGTGGGTCGCCGAGACCGGCACGGGCCTGCCGGCTGACGTGAACTGA
- a CDS encoding MazG nucleotide pyrophosphohydrolase domain-containing protein: MSREFDRLVEVMRRLRAECPWTHEQTHASLRRYVIEEAYETAEAIDLADSGHLREELGDLLMQVVIHAAIAESDDEGWTTDDVVREIADKLVHRNPHVFGDVTVTSAAEVDANWQRLKAERKQRTHPTEGIPADLPALMAADKVLGRVDRPVEGDGLGADLLRLVEKARAAGLDPEAELRRATRRHADG; encoded by the coding sequence GTGAGCCGGGAGTTCGACCGCCTCGTCGAGGTGATGCGGCGGCTGCGCGCCGAGTGCCCGTGGACCCATGAGCAGACCCACGCGTCGCTGCGCCGCTACGTCATCGAGGAGGCCTACGAGACCGCCGAGGCGATCGACCTCGCCGACTCGGGGCACCTGCGCGAGGAGCTGGGCGACCTGCTGATGCAGGTCGTCATCCACGCCGCCATCGCCGAGTCCGACGACGAGGGCTGGACCACCGACGACGTGGTGCGCGAGATCGCGGACAAGCTGGTGCACCGGAACCCCCACGTCTTCGGCGACGTGACCGTGACGTCAGCGGCCGAGGTCGACGCCAACTGGCAGCGCCTCAAGGCCGAGCGCAAGCAGCGCACCCACCCCACGGAGGGCATCCCGGCCGACCTGCCGGCCCTCATGGCCGCCGACAAGGTGCTGGGCCGGGTCGACCGCCCCGTCGAGGGCGACGGCCTCGGCGCGGACCTGCTGAGACTGGTCGAGAAGGCCCGTGCCGCCGGCCTCGACCCGGAGGCCGAGCTGCGGCGAGCCACCCGCCGCCACGCCGACGGCTGA
- a CDS encoding isochorismatase family protein has protein sequence MSEPWLVVIDPQRVFAAPNSPWGSPMFEAIVEPVRELAARHRTIVTRWVPAVGDERVGAWNAYFEAWPFADRPPGDALFDLVPEVADLAAGGTVDATTFGKWPALEAVTGPAPELVLAGVATDCCVISTALAAADAGATVRVVARACAGSTPENHAKALDVMALYGPQITVV, from the coding sequence GTGAGCGAGCCCTGGCTCGTCGTGATCGACCCGCAGCGGGTCTTCGCGGCGCCAAACTCGCCGTGGGGGTCGCCCATGTTCGAGGCGATCGTCGAGCCGGTGCGTGAGCTCGCGGCGCGGCACCGCACGATCGTCACGCGATGGGTGCCGGCTGTGGGTGACGAGCGGGTGGGCGCTTGGAACGCTTACTTCGAGGCGTGGCCCTTCGCCGACCGTCCGCCCGGGGACGCGCTGTTCGACCTCGTGCCCGAGGTGGCCGACCTGGCCGCCGGTGGCACCGTCGACGCCACCACGTTCGGCAAGTGGCCGGCGCTCGAGGCCGTGACGGGGCCGGCGCCCGAGCTGGTGCTGGCCGGGGTGGCCACCGACTGCTGTGTCATCTCTACCGCCCTGGCGGCCGCGGACGCGGGTGCGACGGTGCGCGTCGTCGCGCGGGCCTGCGCCGGGTCGACGCCGGAGAACCACGCCAAGGCGCTCGACGTGATGGCGCTCTACGGTCCGCAGATCACCGTCGTCTGA
- a CDS encoding purine-cytosine permease family protein codes for MTIHSEGPGRGLEAVRRAGIETTGIEIIDEGERTAKPSDLFWPWFAANVSVFGISYGSYVLGFGISLWQAVLVAVLGIVVSFAACGLVAIAGKRGSAPTMILSRAPFGVVGQKLPGVFSWIISIGWETFLAIMATLATATVFRELGWSSGDAVKVIAMLVVAALIVAASVAGYHIIMRMQSVLTWLTGLATIGYILLTLDEIDLDAVTALPNGSGQATIGAFVMVMTGFGFGWINIAADWSRYQRRSTPGAQIVLWNTVGGALAPVVLVLYGILLAGSSPELSAGIVNDPIGTLATVLPTWYLVPFLVASVLALVSGAVLGIYSSGLTLLSLGVKIPRPTAAFVDGVILTLGTIYVVFFAESFLAPFQSFLITLGVPIAAWAGIVIADIALRRSDYDEAALFDSGGRYGAVNWGAIAAMVVASVIGWGLVVNNFAQDASWNNWQGYLLEPLGLATWVEDGAYWDGNWAYANLGVLLAFAIGFLATLLLQRGRVARQEERA; via the coding sequence ATGACGATTCACAGCGAGGGGCCCGGCAGGGGCCTCGAGGCGGTCCGCCGCGCGGGCATCGAGACCACCGGCATCGAGATCATCGACGAGGGCGAGCGCACCGCCAAGCCCTCCGACCTGTTCTGGCCGTGGTTCGCGGCCAACGTGTCGGTCTTCGGCATCTCGTACGGCAGCTACGTGCTCGGCTTCGGCATCTCGCTGTGGCAGGCCGTGCTCGTCGCCGTCCTGGGCATCGTCGTGTCGTTCGCCGCGTGCGGACTCGTGGCCATCGCCGGCAAGCGCGGCTCCGCGCCCACGATGATCCTGTCCCGCGCGCCGTTCGGCGTCGTCGGCCAGAAGCTGCCGGGCGTCTTCAGCTGGATCATCTCGATCGGCTGGGAGACCTTCCTGGCGATCATGGCGACCCTCGCGACCGCGACGGTGTTCCGCGAGCTCGGCTGGAGCAGCGGCGACGCGGTGAAGGTCATCGCGATGCTCGTGGTGGCCGCGCTCATCGTGGCCGCCTCCGTGGCGGGCTACCACATCATCATGCGGATGCAGTCGGTCCTGACGTGGCTCACCGGCCTGGCCACGATCGGCTACATCCTCCTCACGCTGGACGAGATCGACCTCGACGCCGTCACCGCGCTGCCGAACGGCTCGGGCCAAGCCACCATCGGCGCCTTCGTGATGGTGATGACGGGCTTCGGCTTCGGCTGGATCAACATCGCCGCCGACTGGTCGCGGTACCAGCGCCGCTCCACTCCGGGTGCCCAGATCGTCCTGTGGAACACCGTCGGCGGCGCGCTGGCCCCCGTGGTGCTCGTCCTCTACGGCATCCTGCTCGCCGGGTCGTCGCCCGAGCTCAGCGCCGGCATCGTCAACGACCCGATCGGCACCCTCGCCACGGTGCTGCCGACCTGGTACCTCGTGCCCTTCCTGGTCGCCTCCGTGCTGGCCCTGGTCAGCGGCGCCGTCCTCGGTATCTACTCCTCCGGCCTCACGCTGCTGAGCCTCGGCGTGAAGATCCCCCGGCCCACCGCCGCGTTCGTCGACGGCGTGATCCTGACGCTCGGCACGATCTACGTGGTCTTCTTCGCCGAGAGCTTCCTGGCGCCCTTCCAGAGCTTCCTCATCACGCTCGGCGTCCCGATCGCGGCGTGGGCGGGCATCGTGATCGCCGACATCGCCTTGCGCCGCAGCGACTACGACGAGGCAGCGCTGTTCGACTCCGGCGGGCGGTACGGCGCGGTGAACTGGGGTGCGATCGCCGCGATGGTGGTCGCGTCGGTCATCGGCTGGGGCCTGGTCGTGAACAACTTCGCGCAGGACGCCTCCTGGAACAACTGGCAGGGCTACCTGCTCGAGCCGCTCGGCCTCGCCACGTGGGTCGAGGACGGGGCGTACTGGGACGGCAACTGGGCCTACGCCAACCTCGGCGTCCTGCTGGCCTTCGCGATCGGATTCCTCGCGACCCTGCTGCTGCAGCGCGGGCGGGTGGCCCGCCAGGAGGAGCGCGCGTGA
- the eno gene encoding phosphopyruvate hydratase produces the protein MAIIHDVAAREILDSRGNPTVEVEVVLDDGTLGRAAVPSGASTGQFEAVELRDGGDRYLGKGVLKAVEAVNGPLAELLVGFDADDQRAIDEAMLDLDGTPNKGQYGANAILGISLAVAHAAAESAGLPLFRYVGGPNAHVLPVPMMNILNGGAHADSNVDVQEFMVAPIGAESFAESLRWGAEVYHALKGVLHDRGLSTGLGDEGGFAPNLESNRAALDLIAVAVEKAGFTLGSDIALAMDVAASEFHGDAGYTFEGVAKSTDEMITYYSELVASYPIVSIEDPLDEEDWAGWTAITAALGDKTQLVGDDLFVTNVERLGRGIAEKAGNAMLVKVNQIGSLSETLDAVDLAHRAGFHNMMSHRSGETEDVTIADLAVATNCGQIKTGAPARSDRVAKYNQLLRIEELLGPAASYAGAQAFPRFA, from the coding sequence GTGGCCATCATTCATGACGTCGCCGCCCGAGAGATCCTGGACTCCCGGGGCAACCCGACCGTCGAGGTCGAGGTCGTCCTGGACGACGGCACGCTGGGCCGCGCCGCGGTCCCCTCGGGTGCCTCCACCGGTCAGTTTGAGGCCGTCGAGCTGCGTGACGGCGGCGACCGCTACCTCGGCAAGGGCGTGCTCAAGGCCGTCGAGGCCGTCAACGGCCCCCTGGCCGAGCTCCTCGTCGGGTTCGACGCCGACGACCAGCGCGCGATCGACGAGGCGATGCTCGACCTCGACGGCACGCCCAACAAGGGCCAGTACGGCGCCAACGCGATCCTGGGCATCTCGCTCGCCGTCGCCCACGCGGCCGCTGAGTCGGCCGGCCTGCCGCTGTTCCGCTACGTCGGCGGCCCCAACGCCCACGTGCTTCCCGTGCCGATGATGAACATCCTCAACGGCGGTGCCCACGCCGACTCCAACGTCGACGTGCAGGAGTTCATGGTCGCGCCGATCGGCGCCGAGAGCTTCGCCGAGTCGCTGCGCTGGGGCGCCGAGGTCTACCACGCGCTCAAGGGCGTCCTGCACGACCGCGGCCTGTCCACGGGTCTGGGCGACGAGGGCGGCTTCGCGCCCAACCTCGAGAGCAACCGCGCCGCGCTCGACCTCATCGCGGTCGCGGTGGAGAAGGCCGGGTTCACGCTGGGCTCCGACATCGCGCTGGCGATGGACGTCGCGGCGAGCGAGTTCCACGGCGATGCCGGCTACACGTTCGAGGGCGTGGCCAAGTCGACCGACGAGATGATCACGTACTACAGCGAGCTCGTCGCCTCCTACCCGATCGTGTCGATCGAGGACCCGCTCGACGAGGAGGATTGGGCCGGCTGGACCGCGATCACCGCGGCGCTGGGCGACAAGACGCAGCTCGTCGGCGACGACCTGTTCGTCACCAACGTCGAGCGCCTGGGCCGCGGCATCGCCGAGAAGGCCGGCAACGCGATGCTGGTCAAGGTCAACCAGATCGGCTCGCTGTCGGAGACCCTCGACGCCGTCGACCTCGCGCACCGCGCCGGGTTCCACAACATGATGAGCCACCGCTCGGGCGAGACCGAGGACGTCACGATCGCCGACCTCGCGGTCGCCACGAACTGCGGCCAGATCAAGACCGGCGCCCCGGCCCGCTCGGACCGCGTCGCCAAGTACAACCAGCTGCTGCGCATCGAGGAGCTGCTCGGCCCCGCCGCCAGCTACGCGGGCGCGCAGGCCTTCCCGAGGTTCGCCTGA
- a CDS encoding FtsB family cell division protein — MAGRGSSPSSRRPTGRRDGRSTPRTTSRPTTAPVVAAAPGGSGTRFTTRALILLGVAVMLIASYTASVHAWWQQRSEIAALEAQNRQTSAEIEDLEDQQRRWSDPAYIRQQARERFGWVMPGEIGYRVIGVDGELKGQSSRLEEPEVAPRQPWVERLWGSVEAAGTPEQESAPQGDPELETDE; from the coding sequence ATGGCAGGACGCGGATCGTCCCCGTCGTCGCGCCGACCCACGGGTCGGCGCGACGGCCGGTCGACCCCCCGCACCACGTCACGCCCCACCACCGCACCCGTCGTCGCGGCGGCGCCGGGCGGCTCCGGTACCCGGTTCACCACCCGCGCCCTGATCCTGCTGGGCGTGGCGGTCATGCTGATCGCCTCCTACACGGCCTCGGTGCACGCGTGGTGGCAGCAGCGCTCCGAGATCGCCGCGCTCGAGGCGCAGAACCGACAGACCAGCGCCGAGATCGAGGACCTCGAGGACCAGCAGCGCAGGTGGAGCGACCCGGCCTACATCCGCCAGCAGGCGCGCGAGCGCTTCGGCTGGGTCATGCCCGGCGAGATCGGCTACCGCGTCATCGGCGTGGACGGCGAGCTGAAGGGCCAGTCCTCGCGCCTCGAGGAGCCCGAGGTCGCACCGCGCCAGCCGTGGGTGGAGCGGCTCTGGGGCTCGGTCGAGGCCGCCGGGACCCCCGAGCAGGAGTCCGCGCCGCAGGGCGACCCCGAACTGGAGACCGACGAATGA
- a CDS encoding DUF501 domain-containing protein produces MIDPADIAAITEQLGRPPRGMIEISSRCPSGHPNGVKTEPRLPDGTPFPTLYYLTCPRLTGAIGTLEASGLMAEMTQRLGEDAELAAAYRAAHESYLAEREAIGHVEEIDGISAGGMPDRVKCLHVLVGHSLAKGPGVNPLGDEAVRLLGDYWGHSACAPADPA; encoded by the coding sequence ATGATCGACCCCGCCGACATCGCCGCGATCACCGAGCAGCTCGGCCGGCCGCCCCGCGGGATGATCGAGATCTCCTCGCGCTGCCCTTCCGGGCACCCGAACGGCGTGAAGACCGAGCCGCGGCTGCCCGACGGCACGCCCTTCCCCACGCTGTACTACCTGACGTGCCCCCGCCTGACCGGCGCGATCGGCACGCTCGAGGCCTCGGGCCTGATGGCCGAGATGACCCAGCGACTCGGCGAGGACGCCGAGCTGGCCGCGGCCTACCGCGCGGCCCACGAGTCGTACCTGGCCGAGCGCGAGGCGATCGGGCACGTCGAGGAGATCGACGGCATCAGCGCCGGCGGCATGCCCGACCGCGTCAAGTGCCTCCACGTGCTGGTCGGCCACTCGCTGGCGAAGGGCCCGGGCGTGAACCCCCTCGGCGACGAGGCGGTCCGCCTGCTGGGCGACTACTGGGGCCACTCGGCGTGCGCGCCCGCCGACCCCGCCTGA
- a CDS encoding Ppx/GppA phosphatase family protein translates to MAGSTVAAIDCGTNSIRLLVAQVDGGTKTDLLREMRVVRLGQGVDQSGTLAPEAVERTLEACREYGRVIEAMGVDVVSFAATSAVRDADNATEFSDKVAEILGVRPRVLSGQEEARASFEGATGDIAEALTAVIDLGGGSTEVVQGLGAPSFSHSFDLGSVRMTERFLFTDPPSVGEVTACMSHLDAVLAPVLGSLPASDEIVGVAGTITTIAAHSLALPSYDSELIHQARIHVDDVRAACGNLMQMPVADRRALPYMHPGRADVIAGGALILDRVLEHLPRNTDELVVSEQDILDGIAWAAAREIA, encoded by the coding sequence ATGGCTGGGAGCACGGTGGCGGCGATCGACTGCGGGACCAACTCCATCCGTCTGCTCGTCGCGCAGGTCGACGGCGGCACCAAGACCGACCTGCTGCGCGAGATGCGCGTGGTGCGGCTGGGGCAGGGCGTCGACCAGTCGGGCACCCTCGCCCCGGAGGCCGTCGAGCGCACGCTCGAGGCCTGCCGCGAGTACGGGCGGGTCATCGAGGCCATGGGCGTCGACGTCGTCTCGTTCGCGGCCACCTCGGCGGTGCGCGACGCCGACAACGCCACCGAGTTCTCCGACAAGGTCGCCGAGATCCTCGGCGTGCGGCCCCGCGTGCTGAGCGGGCAGGAGGAGGCCCGCGCCTCCTTCGAGGGCGCCACCGGCGACATCGCCGAGGCGCTCACGGCCGTGATCGACCTCGGCGGCGGATCGACCGAGGTCGTGCAGGGCCTCGGAGCGCCGTCGTTCTCGCACTCCTTCGACCTCGGCTCGGTGCGCATGACCGAGCGGTTCCTCTTCACCGACCCGCCCTCGGTGGGCGAGGTCACCGCCTGCATGAGCCACCTCGACGCCGTGCTCGCCCCGGTGCTGGGCTCGCTGCCGGCCTCGGACGAGATCGTCGGGGTCGCCGGCACGATCACCACGATCGCCGCCCACTCCCTGGCGCTGCCGTCCTACGACAGCGAGCTGATCCACCAGGCGCGCATCCACGTCGACGACGTCCGTGCGGCCTGCGGCAACCTCATGCAGATGCCCGTGGCCGACCGGCGTGCACTGCCGTACATGCATCCCGGACGTGCCGATGTGATTGCCGGGGGAGCGCTGATCCTCGACCGCGTCCTCGAGCACCTGCCGCGAAACACCGACGAGCTGGTCGTCAGCGAGCAGGACATCCTCGACGGCATCGCCTGGGCCGCAGCGAGGGAGATCGCCTGA
- a CDS encoding NAD(P)-dependent oxidoreductase — protein sequence MRVSVPDESWQNVLADLPVDVIVWDGRAPQPEGRIDLAVWPYTLDPSDMAAVDASRIGLIQGQSLGYDGVAAVLSAGGRYANAVDVHEDSTAELAVALLLAAVRDLDVFGAQQAQGLWRKSWTTSLLDRRVMLLGVGGIGRRVAARLDGFGCEIVRVGSRARDDEHGHVHGTDELADLLTTVDAVVVAVPLTPDTEGIVDAEFLARLRDGAIVVNVARGRTAVTEAVPAEAGRVRYASDVFDPEPLPDGHPLWSAPGVIITPHIGGMTSAMAPRIQAVVRGQVERLLAGQEPADVVVDHRDAPGS from the coding sequence ATGCGCGTCTCGGTTCCCGACGAGTCCTGGCAGAACGTCCTGGCCGACCTCCCCGTCGACGTGATCGTGTGGGACGGACGCGCGCCCCAGCCCGAGGGCCGCATCGACCTCGCCGTCTGGCCCTACACGCTCGACCCCTCCGACATGGCGGCCGTCGACGCGTCGCGCATCGGCCTCATCCAGGGGCAGTCGCTCGGCTACGACGGGGTCGCGGCGGTGCTGTCGGCCGGTGGCCGCTACGCCAACGCCGTCGACGTGCACGAGGACTCCACCGCCGAGCTGGCGGTCGCGCTGCTCCTGGCCGCGGTCCGCGACCTTGACGTCTTCGGGGCGCAGCAGGCGCAGGGTCTGTGGCGCAAGAGCTGGACCACCAGCCTGCTCGACCGCCGAGTGATGCTGCTCGGTGTGGGCGGCATCGGCCGTCGAGTCGCGGCCCGCCTCGACGGCTTCGGCTGCGAGATCGTCCGCGTCGGCTCCCGGGCCCGCGACGACGAGCACGGGCACGTGCACGGCACCGACGAGCTCGCCGACCTCCTGACCACCGTGGACGCCGTCGTCGTGGCGGTGCCGCTGACGCCCGACACCGAGGGCATCGTCGATGCCGAGTTCCTCGCGCGGCTGCGCGACGGCGCCATCGTCGTCAACGTGGCGCGCGGACGCACCGCCGTCACCGAGGCGGTCCCGGCCGAGGCGGGCCGTGTCCGCTACGCCTCCGACGTGTTCGACCCCGAGCCGCTGCCCGACGGTCATCCGCTGTGGTCGGCGCCCGGCGTCATCATCACCCCTCACATCGGCGGCATGACGTCGGCGATGGCACCGCGGATCCAGGCCGTCGTGCGCGGTCAGGTGGAGCGTCTGCTCGCCGGGCAGGAGCCGGCCGACGTCGTGGTGGACCACAGGGACGCGCCCGGATCGTAG